A stretch of Acidovorax sp. DW039 DNA encodes these proteins:
- a CDS encoding aromatic acid/H+ symport family MFS transporter: protein MTTVEINPIIDNARFTRFHWMVVALCALLLIFDGYDLFIYGVVLPALMTEWSLTPVQAGALGSYALFGMMFGAFIFGPMADRIGRKKGIAICFVMFSLATFLNGFATSPTEFGFFRFIAGLGCGGLMPNAVALMNEYAPKRARGTLVALMFSGYSLGGVLSAGLGIYVLPRFGWQAMFWAAAVPLLLLPVILWKLPESVGFLIRQGRQSQARTLLGCVNPEAPIAVNARLIASDAKGAGVPMLDLVKEGRAAGTCMIWIAFFCCLLMVYALGSWLPKLMANAGYSLGSSLSFLLALNFGGMAGAIAGGWLGDRFSLPKVVLSFFAVGTVAIALLGYNSPMPVLYLLITVAGATTIGTQILLYANTAQFYPLAMRSTGLGWASGVGRTGAIVGPLLGGSLMAAALPLQLNFLAFAVPGLVAALAMGIFIWRYRDSAGTPVASDSASTAKPPLQVSPVVSR from the coding sequence CTGCTGATCTTCGATGGGTATGACTTGTTCATCTACGGCGTAGTGCTTCCAGCACTCATGACCGAGTGGAGTTTGACTCCAGTGCAGGCGGGCGCTTTGGGCAGCTACGCGCTGTTTGGCATGATGTTTGGCGCCTTCATTTTTGGCCCCATGGCGGACCGCATTGGACGCAAAAAAGGCATTGCCATCTGCTTCGTGATGTTCAGCCTGGCTACCTTTCTCAACGGTTTCGCCACATCGCCTACGGAATTCGGCTTCTTCAGGTTCATCGCTGGCCTGGGTTGCGGGGGCCTGATGCCCAACGCGGTGGCACTGATGAATGAATATGCTCCCAAACGCGCACGGGGGACGCTGGTAGCGCTCATGTTCAGCGGCTATTCGCTGGGTGGCGTTTTGTCGGCAGGTCTGGGCATCTATGTACTGCCGCGCTTTGGCTGGCAGGCGATGTTCTGGGCCGCTGCGGTGCCTTTGCTGCTGTTGCCTGTCATTCTGTGGAAGCTGCCTGAATCAGTGGGCTTTCTGATCCGGCAGGGGCGACAGAGCCAAGCCCGTACCCTGCTGGGGTGCGTCAACCCCGAGGCCCCCATCGCCGTCAACGCGAGGCTGATCGCATCGGACGCCAAGGGCGCAGGTGTGCCAATGCTTGATCTGGTGAAAGAGGGCCGCGCTGCAGGCACATGCATGATCTGGATCGCATTCTTCTGTTGCCTGCTGATGGTGTATGCACTGGGTTCGTGGCTGCCCAAGCTCATGGCCAATGCGGGCTACAGCCTGGGCTCCAGCCTGTCCTTTTTGCTGGCGCTCAACTTCGGAGGTATGGCCGGTGCGATTGCCGGAGGCTGGCTGGGGGACCGCTTCAGCCTGCCCAAGGTGGTGCTGTCGTTTTTTGCGGTAGGTACCGTGGCGATTGCCCTGCTTGGCTACAACAGCCCCATGCCAGTGCTCTATTTGCTCATCACCGTGGCGGGTGCAACCACGATTGGAACCCAGATCCTGTTGTACGCCAACACGGCGCAGTTCTACCCATTGGCTATGCGCTCCACCGGTCTGGGTTGGGCTTCAGGCGTAGGCCGTACCGGAGCCATCGTGGGGCCGTTGCTGGGCGGTTCGCTGATGGCTGCTGCACTTCCTTTGCAGCTGAATTTTCTGGCCTTCGCAGTGCCAGGCCTGGTGGCAGCACTGGCGATGGGTATCTTCATCTGGCGTTATCGCGACTCTGCTGGTACCCCCGTCGCGTCCGATTCCGCTTCCACTGCCAAGCCTCCACTGCAGGTAAGCCCGGTGGTTTCCCGCTGA
- the pcaD gene encoding 3-oxoadipate enol-lactonase, giving the protein MTAKTSSLATDRGMFRIAIEGPEHAPALMLSNSLGTTLEMWEPQVAALTQHWRVVRYDTRGHGDSLVTPGPYSFDVLGMDALAVLDTLGIQKAAFCGISMGGHTGLWLGIHAGHRLQALVVCNSAARIGSASAWAERASMVRANGTDSMQSLAASAPARWFTPGFTQRQPLVVQRAQAWIASTPPEGYAACCDALGHSDLRDQLARITAPTLLLAGSADPVTTVAEAQSMQACIPGAQLAVVPASHLSNLEAPHAFTGALLDFLAAATA; this is encoded by the coding sequence ATGACCGCCAAGACCTCCTCCCTTGCCACTGACCGCGGTATGTTCCGCATTGCCATCGAGGGACCAGAACACGCTCCCGCACTGATGTTGAGCAATTCGCTGGGGACCACGCTCGAAATGTGGGAGCCCCAGGTGGCTGCGCTGACGCAACACTGGCGCGTGGTGCGATACGACACCAGAGGACACGGAGACAGTCTGGTCACCCCCGGTCCCTACAGCTTCGATGTGCTGGGTATGGACGCTCTGGCCGTGCTGGATACCTTGGGCATTCAAAAGGCAGCGTTTTGCGGAATCTCCATGGGGGGCCATACCGGTCTGTGGCTGGGTATCCATGCGGGACATCGACTGCAAGCCTTGGTGGTGTGCAACAGCGCTGCGCGCATCGGATCCGCATCGGCCTGGGCGGAACGCGCCTCCATGGTACGGGCCAACGGTACCGACAGCATGCAGTCGCTGGCGGCATCAGCGCCTGCGCGGTGGTTTACTCCCGGCTTCACGCAAAGACAGCCGCTAGTTGTTCAGCGCGCACAAGCCTGGATTGCATCCACCCCCCCTGAGGGATACGCCGCTTGCTGTGACGCGCTGGGCCATTCAGACTTGCGCGACCAGCTCGCTCGCATCACGGCGCCGACCTTGCTGCTCGCCGGTTCAGCCGACCCTGTAACCACGGTGGCGGAGGCCCAAAGCATGCAAGCCTGCATCCCTGGAGCGCAACTGGCCGTAGTGCCGGCATCGCACCTCTCCAACCTGGAGGCGCCTCACGCTTTTACCGGCGCCTTGCTGGACTTTCTGGCAGCGGCAACTGCCTGA
- the catC gene encoding muconolactone Delta-isomerase, whose amino-acid sequence MLYLVHMIVNIPYTMPSEEAARIKAEEKAYAQELQRSGKWVHLWRVVGEYANYSVFDVASNDELHDLLSRLPLFPFMQITVTPLAKHPSAIG is encoded by the coding sequence ATGCTGTATCTGGTTCATATGATCGTCAACATTCCGTACACGATGCCCTCTGAGGAGGCGGCACGTATCAAAGCTGAAGAGAAAGCCTACGCACAGGAACTGCAGCGCAGCGGCAAATGGGTGCATCTGTGGCGCGTGGTGGGCGAATACGCCAACTACAGCGTTTTTGATGTGGCCAGCAATGACGAGCTGCACGACCTGCTCAGTCGCCTGCCGCTGTTCCCCTTCATGCAGATCACCGTGACGCCGCTCGCCAAGCATCCTTCGGCAATTGGCTGA
- a CDS encoding tripartite tricarboxylate transporter substrate binding protein produces MPAIRALNAITTFAIAALAASLPAMAQTDQNWPSRPIKWVVPFPPGGAMDVIARTLGERASRDWGQPVVIENKPGAGGNIGADYAAKQPADGYTILITSIGIATNKALYPRLGYDPVKDFAPVSLLAVVPNVLVVNPARIPDRSVKELVGRAQKAPGTLTYASAGNGTSIHLAGEMFSALSGVQITHIPYKGSAPAVTDMLGGQVDLMFDSITSARPHIQSGKLRPLAVTTTRRSAALPDVPTMAEAGITGYDVSPWFAVFARAGTPAHVIARLNKGLNEAMQQPETLRKFESIGAEPIGSTPQELSSHLGKELERWDGLIRQRGVRAD; encoded by the coding sequence ATGCCTGCCATCCGCGCACTGAACGCCATCACCACATTCGCCATTGCAGCGCTGGCTGCGAGCCTGCCCGCCATGGCGCAAACAGATCAGAACTGGCCTTCGCGCCCCATCAAGTGGGTGGTTCCGTTCCCACCTGGTGGGGCCATGGATGTCATTGCACGTACTCTGGGGGAAAGAGCATCCCGGGATTGGGGTCAGCCCGTGGTCATCGAAAACAAGCCGGGAGCGGGTGGCAATATCGGCGCGGATTACGCAGCCAAGCAACCCGCAGACGGCTATACGATCCTGATTACCTCCATTGGCATAGCCACCAACAAGGCGCTTTATCCTCGGCTGGGTTACGATCCGGTCAAGGACTTCGCACCAGTGAGTTTGTTGGCAGTGGTGCCTAACGTCCTGGTCGTCAACCCGGCGCGGATACCAGACCGCTCTGTCAAGGAACTTGTGGGGCGCGCACAGAAAGCCCCAGGCACATTGACTTACGCATCGGCGGGCAATGGAACGTCCATCCATCTGGCAGGAGAAATGTTCTCGGCTCTCTCCGGGGTACAAATTACACACATCCCTTACAAGGGCAGCGCGCCTGCCGTCACCGATATGCTGGGTGGTCAAGTAGATCTCATGTTCGACAGCATCACCTCCGCGCGGCCACATATCCAGTCCGGCAAACTGCGTCCCCTGGCAGTCACGACAACCAGACGCTCCGCCGCACTTCCCGATGTTCCGACCATGGCTGAAGCAGGCATTACAGGCTACGACGTGTCCCCATGGTTTGCTGTATTTGCGCGCGCCGGAACGCCAGCCCATGTGATTGCGCGCCTCAACAAAGGGTTGAACGAGGCCATGCAGCAACCGGAAACCTTGCGCAAGTTTGAAAGCATTGGCGCAGAGCCCATCGGATCAACGCCTCAGGAGCTATCCAGCCATCTGGGGAAAGAACTGGAACGCTGGGATGGGCTGATACGCCAACGCGGTGTGCGGGCTGACTAG
- a CDS encoding IS5 family transposase (programmed frameshift), translated as MSKRYALSDGQWQRIKDLLPGQAGQPGATAKDNRLFVDAMLYRYRAGIPWRDLPARFGDFRVVHTRHSRWSRGGVWRRVFEALAQDADNEYAMIDATIVRAHQHSAGAKGGIQKQALGRSRGGLSTKIHATVDALGNPTGFLVTPGQAHDLEGADALLKDTLAQTVIADKAYDAQVRLIEPLLAKGKAVAIPSRVTNKQPREYDRDLYKARHLIEDFFARLKQYRAIATRYDKTARNFLGAIHLAASMVWLA; from the exons ATGAGTAAAAGATATGCCCTCAGTGATGGGCAGTGGCAACGTATCAAAGACCTGCTACCGGGACAGGCAGGGCAGCCCGGAGCCACCGCAAAAGACAATCGACTGTTCGTGGATGCTATGCTGTACCGCTACCGTGCAGGTATTCCTTGGCGGGATCTGCCTGCCCGTTTCGGCGACTTTCGTGTCGTGCACACCCGTCACTCGCGCTGGAGCCGTGGGGGAGTTTGGAGACGTGTGTTCGAGGCCTTGGCGCAGGATGCGGACAACGAATACGCCATGATCGATGCCACCATCGTTCGGGCCCACCAGCACAGCGCAGGCGCAAAAGGGGGGATCCAG AAACAGGCCCTGGGGCGCAGCAGAGGTGGCCTGAGCACCAAGATTCATGCCACGGTCGATGCGCTGGGCAACCCGACAGGCTTTCTTGTCACGCCAGGGCAGGCCCACGATCTGGAGGGAGCAGATGCCCTGCTAAAGGACACACTGGCGCAGACCGTCATTGCCGACAAGGCCTACGATGCCCAGGTCCGGCTCATTGAGCCGCTGCTGGCCAAGGGCAAGGCCGTAGCCATTCCTTCCCGGGTGACCAATAAACAGCCGCGCGAATATGACCGTGATCTCTACAAGGCTCGGCATCTGATCGAGGACTTCTTCGCACGCCTGAAGCAGTATCGGGCCATTGCCACGCGATACGACAAGACCGCCCGCAACTTCCTTGGGGCCATCCATCTCGCGGCATCCATGGTGTGGCTGGCCTGA
- a CDS encoding thioesterase family protein has protein sequence MNLWLRLIWAVLRAWRLPTIQPGALIERNLRVWPGDLDINGHMNNGRYLTIIDLMLVEYFVRSGFAQVMLKAGWRPMSGGAVITYRKSLQPGQLYRLRFSLAAANENWNFMRFEFLRKDGTLCAAGYMKGAAVGRKGLVPNIESYNRLGIQFEMTPLPFAVQSWLAAEQAIILESGQVGRE, from the coding sequence ATGAATCTATGGCTTCGTTTAATCTGGGCAGTACTGCGCGCTTGGCGCTTACCCACTATTCAACCGGGCGCACTGATTGAGCGCAACCTGCGTGTCTGGCCAGGTGATCTAGACATCAATGGTCACATGAACAATGGCCGCTACCTGACCATTATCGACTTGATGCTAGTGGAGTATTTTGTCCGCAGCGGTTTCGCCCAAGTTATGCTGAAAGCAGGCTGGCGTCCAATGAGCGGAGGGGCGGTGATCACCTACCGCAAGAGCCTTCAGCCGGGTCAACTCTATCGCCTGCGCTTTTCGCTTGCAGCAGCTAATGAAAACTGGAACTTCATGCGCTTTGAGTTTCTCCGCAAAGACGGCACCCTTTGCGCAGCTGGTTACATGAAAGGCGCGGCCGTCGGACGCAAAGGCCTGGTTCCAAACATTGAAAGCTACAACCGACTCGGCATTCAATTCGAAATGACGCCGCTACCATTTGCGGTGCAGAGTTGGCTAGCAGCGGAGCAAGCAATTATTCTAGAGAGTGGGCAAGTGGGGCGTGAATGA
- a CDS encoding MarR family winged helix-turn-helix transcriptional regulator produces MGVKTSEHEILINLQRQPGINQQALAARCFTAKSHVSALLNDMAAKGWIGRHADMSDGRVKRLTLTAAGSEMAARTAHIQAEVVTLMAKDLAHSELLLIARSMTNVCVRLEAALGVPKEKH; encoded by the coding sequence GTGGGGGTCAAGACATCCGAGCATGAAATTCTTATCAATCTGCAGCGTCAGCCGGGCATTAATCAGCAGGCCCTGGCAGCACGCTGCTTCACAGCCAAAAGTCACGTGAGCGCGTTGCTCAACGATATGGCGGCAAAAGGTTGGATTGGTCGGCACGCCGACATGTCAGACGGAAGGGTTAAGCGTCTGACACTCACTGCTGCTGGCTCAGAGATGGCTGCGCGAACTGCGCACATCCAAGCCGAGGTGGTCACCTTGATGGCAAAGGATTTAGCGCACTCCGAGCTTTTGCTCATAGCACGGTCCATGACAAACGTTTGCGTGAGGCTTGAAGCTGCTCTTGGCGTTCCTAAGGAAAAACATTGA
- a CDS encoding LysR family transcriptional regulator: protein MQLRQLDLNLLKAFDALMDERNVTRAAERLAVTQPAVSATLNRLREALGDPLFVRTQRGITPTERALALSAPIKRILADIEAVLQPQAFDPGTAKFTVTVSATDYALRAVVMPFIAELRPLAPNVRVAVIQAHGPELLDRMERGELDLALITPQMAPPDVHVRPLFDERYVCVLREGHPAAAQDALTLDTFCELDHGIVSLQGGGFSGPTDDALARLGLQRQVKVSVPSFGMLLDLVRSTNLAALVPERLLVGVTGLTVRVPPLDVAGFTKVLAWHARTHADLRQRWVRDLLIRTCSLPTPQSGI from the coding sequence ATGCAATTGCGCCAGCTTGACCTAAATCTGCTCAAGGCGTTTGACGCACTGATGGATGAGCGTAATGTGACCCGAGCGGCGGAGCGGTTGGCGGTGACGCAACCGGCCGTCAGTGCGACCCTGAATCGCCTGCGCGAAGCCTTGGGCGATCCTCTGTTTGTGCGTACCCAGCGGGGGATCACGCCCACTGAACGGGCGCTGGCGCTTTCTGCTCCCATTAAGCGCATCCTGGCGGATATAGAGGCGGTACTGCAACCACAGGCTTTTGATCCAGGGACTGCCAAGTTCACCGTAACGGTGTCGGCTACCGACTATGCACTGCGGGCTGTGGTCATGCCCTTTATCGCGGAGCTTCGCCCGCTTGCTCCCAATGTACGTGTAGCCGTGATTCAAGCGCATGGACCAGAGTTGCTGGATCGCATGGAGCGCGGTGAGCTAGACCTGGCCCTGATCACGCCTCAGATGGCGCCACCCGATGTGCATGTCCGCCCGCTGTTTGATGAACGCTATGTTTGTGTGCTGCGTGAGGGCCACCCAGCGGCCGCGCAGGATGCCCTGACGCTCGACACCTTTTGCGAGTTGGACCACGGGATTGTCTCGCTGCAAGGGGGCGGCTTTTCTGGGCCAACCGATGATGCGCTGGCCCGGCTTGGACTGCAGCGGCAAGTCAAGGTGTCCGTACCCAGCTTTGGCATGCTGCTGGATCTGGTCCGCAGTACCAATCTGGCTGCGCTCGTCCCAGAGCGCTTACTGGTGGGTGTCACGGGGCTGACGGTCCGTGTCCCTCCCCTTGATGTTGCGGGCTTTACCAAGGTGTTGGCTTGGCATGCACGCACCCACGCCGACCTGCGTCAGCGCTGGGTGCGTGACCTCCTGATACGCACCTGTAGCCTGCCTACCCCTCAGTCCGGCATCTGA
- a CDS encoding NAD(P)-dependent oxidoreductase gives MIQRVTLLGLGAMGSRMAQRLLQAGYTVTVWNRSPAAAEALVALGARQALTPREAADGADAVIAMVRDDQASLYAWCDKDHGALLSMVPGTIAIDSSTLSLPTVRQLANACAAGGVPFLDAPVSGSRPAAEAGQLVYLVGGDEATFARAEPLLKTMGAAACHVGPVGHGALAKLVTNTLLGVHVTALAELIGMLRAQGAEPEAVLQAVAATPVWAPVDYYLSGSMLRAEFSPQFPIELMAKDFDYVVNAAGGIDRLPTAAAAREVFKLAIHAGMGQDNMTAAARLYENVPQQSASA, from the coding sequence ATGATTCAGCGAGTTACCCTACTTGGTCTTGGAGCAATGGGTAGCCGTATGGCTCAACGCTTGCTTCAAGCGGGATACACGGTGACGGTTTGGAACCGCAGTCCAGCAGCGGCCGAGGCGTTGGTTGCTTTAGGAGCGCGACAGGCTCTCACACCACGTGAAGCTGCCGATGGGGCGGACGCTGTCATTGCGATGGTACGAGATGATCAAGCATCCCTCTACGCATGGTGTGACAAGGACCATGGGGCGTTGTTAAGCATGGTACCGGGGACCATTGCCATTGACAGTTCAACGCTATCTCTGCCAACGGTTCGTCAATTGGCGAATGCCTGCGCCGCTGGAGGCGTACCTTTCTTGGATGCGCCTGTATCGGGTTCTAGACCAGCCGCTGAGGCAGGTCAGCTGGTCTACTTAGTAGGAGGCGATGAAGCTACGTTTGCGCGTGCTGAACCTCTGCTCAAAACCATGGGGGCAGCTGCCTGTCACGTCGGCCCAGTAGGCCACGGGGCTCTCGCCAAGCTGGTGACAAATACCTTACTCGGGGTACATGTTACGGCACTAGCAGAACTGATAGGCATGCTGCGTGCTCAGGGCGCGGAGCCAGAAGCCGTATTGCAAGCAGTAGCAGCAACTCCTGTCTGGGCACCAGTGGACTATTACTTATCTGGCTCCATGCTCCGCGCTGAGTTCAGTCCTCAGTTCCCTATCGAACTGATGGCGAAGGACTTTGACTATGTAGTCAACGCCGCTGGAGGTATTGATCGACTACCCACGGCAGCAGCAGCTCGTGAGGTCTTCAAGTTAGCTATCCACGCCGGAATGGGGCAAGACAACATGACCGCTGCTGCAAGGCTGTACGAGAATGTCCCCCAACAAAGTGCGTCGGCGTAG
- a CDS encoding SRPBCC domain-containing protein, with protein sequence MSDILWPAGYVPGFTDNYCSNEVIVTGLTVDEVWPFLNIPSRWPTYYANSADIRFYDGKGPELTQGVRFYFSTFGFPVEAQVVEHVPPVKGQPARVAWHGWAGEEGTDDRLDVHHAWLIEELSAGRLRILTQETQCGKPAQDLAKAQPNPMINGHQDWLNGLVQAARQAKQS encoded by the coding sequence ATGAGCGACATCCTCTGGCCTGCTGGCTATGTACCCGGTTTCACAGACAACTACTGCTCCAACGAGGTGATCGTCACCGGTCTCACCGTAGATGAAGTTTGGCCCTTCCTGAACATCCCCAGCCGCTGGCCGACCTACTACGCCAACTCTGCGGACATTCGTTTCTATGACGGAAAGGGGCCGGAGTTGACACAGGGTGTTCGTTTCTACTTCTCCACCTTCGGCTTCCCCGTAGAAGCACAAGTGGTAGAGCATGTTCCACCGGTCAAAGGTCAGCCTGCCCGCGTTGCTTGGCATGGCTGGGCTGGAGAGGAAGGTACAGATGACCGACTCGATGTGCACCACGCTTGGCTGATCGAGGAACTCTCCGCTGGACGCCTGCGAATCTTGACCCAGGAGACACAGTGCGGAAAACCTGCTCAGGACCTCGCCAAGGCTCAACCGAATCCGATGATCAATGGTCATCAGGACTGGTTGAATGGTCTGGTTCAGGCTGCGCGGCAGGCGAAGCAATCATGA
- a CDS encoding PadR family transcriptional regulator, which produces MSLLAERPSYGYELIKHIEVLVGGDYSPSPGVIYPTLTYLVDMGWATVHDGEGGRKQYTITSAGLAQLEQQGSELMDLKEQLQMGKAYMEARRSPDVERAMGNLKAVLHQRLGEGGINAELARRIATAIDATALAIQQLDI; this is translated from the coding sequence TTGAGCCTCCTAGCCGAACGCCCCAGCTATGGCTATGAACTGATTAAACACATCGAGGTGTTAGTGGGGGGGGATTACAGCCCTAGCCCTGGCGTGATCTATCCGACACTGACATATCTGGTGGACATGGGTTGGGCCACCGTACATGACGGTGAAGGCGGTCGCAAGCAATACACGATCACGTCTGCTGGCCTGGCGCAGCTGGAGCAGCAAGGCTCCGAATTAATGGATCTAAAGGAGCAGCTGCAAATGGGTAAGGCGTACATGGAGGCCCGTCGCTCGCCTGATGTTGAGCGAGCTATGGGTAATCTCAAAGCAGTCTTGCATCAACGATTGGGAGAGGGAGGCATCAATGCTGAACTCGCCAGGCGCATCGCAACTGCCATTGACGCAACTGCATTGGCTATACAGCAGCTGGATATCTGA
- a CDS encoding subtype B tannase: protein MNRRDFNLTLLTGVAASAAGSALAGSAPDDALRPDLTRYITQDVSVGGKIIRVRAFEGLPTVAKAVEPAYQALNLYIPEAYFQGGSVGGFNARTAPIFLPNGVGGYMPAKPGTLVNRMPGPPGQADTPSASAVALARGFVVASPGARGRTLQAVDGSWTGKAPAAIVDLKAAVRWLRHNADRLPGNVDRIISNGTSAGGALSALLGASGNHPDYEADLRVLGAASASDDIFAVSAFCPITNLAHADDAYEWQFEGQREFRNIAISMLDFRVQRKEVIGQLNEDQVALSAEMRRAFVAYVNTLGLKAPDGTPLTLEPNGRGHLRDHIAALLQSSAQQALSEGRNLSDVAWLRVQGDRVQSVDFSAYARAVGRMKAQPAFDGFSLETGENQLFGDARIDKRHFTAFSLRHSTVTGATLADAFTVKSMDAMQQLLDASSKVSSHWRIRHGSVDRDTSLAVPTLLAAAARQRGAAVDLALPWGRPHSGDYELDSLFNWAEAAVRDSA from the coding sequence ATGAACCGTCGCGATTTCAACCTTACGCTGCTGACTGGTGTGGCCGCCAGCGCGGCAGGCTCAGCGCTGGCTGGCAGTGCCCCTGATGATGCTTTGCGTCCGGATTTGACGCGTTACATCACGCAGGATGTCAGCGTTGGCGGGAAAATCATTCGGGTCAGAGCCTTCGAGGGGTTGCCGACTGTGGCTAAGGCGGTCGAGCCTGCCTACCAGGCGCTTAATTTGTATATCCCTGAGGCCTACTTTCAAGGTGGCAGCGTTGGCGGCTTCAATGCGCGCACCGCGCCGATCTTCCTACCCAATGGGGTGGGAGGCTATATGCCTGCCAAGCCGGGAACTCTGGTCAATCGCATGCCTGGGCCGCCTGGCCAAGCTGATACACCAAGCGCCAGTGCCGTGGCCTTGGCACGTGGGTTCGTGGTCGCATCTCCAGGTGCACGAGGCCGCACCCTGCAGGCGGTCGATGGAAGTTGGACAGGCAAGGCACCCGCCGCCATCGTGGACCTGAAGGCCGCAGTGCGCTGGCTGCGCCACAATGCAGACCGTTTGCCTGGCAATGTGGATCGAATTATCTCCAATGGCACCAGCGCTGGTGGCGCGCTGTCTGCTCTTTTAGGTGCTAGTGGCAACCACCCGGACTATGAGGCTGATCTGCGTGTACTCGGCGCGGCGTCAGCCTCGGATGACATATTTGCTGTCTCTGCCTTCTGTCCCATTACCAACTTGGCTCATGCGGATGATGCCTATGAGTGGCAGTTTGAAGGTCAACGAGAGTTCCGCAACATCGCCATCTCCATGCTGGATTTCCGGGTCCAGCGAAAAGAGGTTATTGGACAACTAAATGAAGACCAGGTGGCTCTATCCGCAGAGATGCGTCGTGCCTTTGTAGCCTATGTCAACACACTGGGCCTGAAGGCGCCGGACGGCACCCCTCTAACGTTGGAGCCTAATGGTCGGGGTCACCTGCGTGACCACATTGCTGCGTTGCTACAGTCCTCCGCTCAGCAGGCCTTGAGTGAAGGGCGAAACCTGTCTGACGTCGCTTGGTTGCGCGTTCAGGGTGACCGTGTGCAGTCGGTGGACTTCAGCGCTTACGCTCGGGCTGTGGGCCGCATGAAGGCACAGCCAGCATTCGACGGATTCTCGTTGGAGACAGGCGAGAACCAACTCTTTGGTGACGCCCGCATCGACAAGCGCCACTTCACTGCGTTCTCTTTGCGTCACTCGACCGTGACGGGTGCCACCCTGGCTGATGCCTTCACGGTGAAGTCCATGGACGCGATGCAGCAGCTGCTGGATGCTAGCTCCAAAGTCTCCTCGCACTGGCGAATCCGCCATGGCAGCGTGGACCGCGATACATCGTTGGCGGTACCCACCCTGCTGGCGGCGGCTGCCCGGCAGCGTGGCGCCGCCGTTGATCTGGCTCTGCCCTGGGGGCGGCCTCACAGTGGCGACTATGAGTTGGACTCCCTGTTTAACTGGGCCGAGGCGGCCGTTCGCGATTCCGCATAA
- a CDS encoding NADH:flavin oxidoreductase/NADH oxidase yields MSALFNPFQLKDITVRNRIAIPPMCQYQAHEGYVNEWHQAHYAGLARGGAGLVIVEATAVSPEGRITPGCAGLWEDGQIEGFARIAATIKAAGAVPGIQIAHAGRKASANRPWEGDDHLPADDRHGWRTLAPSALAFGGGLSKVPQAMTLNDIERVQKDFVAAAKRALAAGFQWLELHFAHGYLAQSFFSPLANQRTDLYGGSAENRGRFLLETMKAVREVWPQHLPLTARFGVVEYDGGDEQFYPEAVALVRQMRDAGLDLIDASIGFSTTQGKTPWGPGFFVPVASRVKQDVQMPVAASWCLDDPHMAEQAVAQGHLDLVLIGRAHLANPHYPYQLAIELGLPQPASVLPASYGYWLERYRGPGKGAAQ; encoded by the coding sequence ATGTCTGCACTGTTCAATCCATTCCAACTGAAAGACATCACTGTCCGCAACCGCATTGCAATCCCTCCAATGTGCCAATACCAAGCCCATGAGGGGTATGTGAATGAATGGCATCAGGCGCATTACGCAGGGTTGGCACGGGGAGGCGCCGGCTTGGTGATCGTGGAAGCCACGGCGGTGTCCCCTGAAGGTCGCATCACTCCCGGTTGCGCTGGTTTGTGGGAGGATGGGCAGATTGAGGGTTTTGCTCGTATTGCGGCGACTATCAAGGCTGCTGGTGCAGTCCCAGGCATTCAAATCGCCCACGCTGGGCGTAAGGCCAGTGCGAATAGGCCTTGGGAGGGCGACGATCACTTACCTGCTGATGATCGTCACGGCTGGCGCACCTTGGCGCCCTCGGCACTGGCTTTCGGTGGCGGCTTATCCAAAGTCCCTCAGGCAATGACGCTGAATGACATTGAACGGGTCCAGAAAGACTTCGTGGCCGCAGCCAAGCGCGCACTAGCCGCAGGTTTCCAGTGGCTGGAGCTGCACTTTGCGCATGGGTACTTGGCACAGAGTTTCTTTTCCCCCTTGGCTAACCAGCGCACCGATTTATACGGTGGTAGCGCAGAGAATCGAGGTCGTTTTCTGCTAGAGACCATGAAGGCTGTGCGAGAGGTGTGGCCTCAGCATCTGCCGCTAACTGCTCGCTTTGGCGTGGTGGAGTACGACGGCGGCGATGAGCAGTTCTACCCCGAGGCCGTGGCGCTCGTTCGCCAAATGCGCGATGCTGGACTTGACCTTATTGACGCCAGCATAGGCTTCTCTACCACTCAGGGCAAAACGCCATGGGGTCCCGGTTTCTTTGTCCCGGTAGCGAGCCGTGTCAAGCAAGATGTTCAGATGCCGGTTGCTGCGAGCTGGTGTCTAGACGACCCCCATATGGCGGAGCAGGCTGTTGCACAAGGGCACTTGGATCTTGTACTTATCGGACGCGCTCACCTTGCTAACCCACACTATCCTTATCAACTGGCGATTGAACTGGGACTGCCTCAGCCCGCAAGTGTTCTGCCAGCGTCCTACGGTTATTGGCTAGAGCGCTACCGTGGGCCAGGCAAGGGTGCCGCACAGTGA